Within Stella humosa, the genomic segment GACCTGGCATCCGCCCACCATGCCCGCGCCATCCTGCTGGACCAGATGGGCCGGCTGGACGACGCCATATCCGGCCTGCAGCAGGCGGCCCGGCTGCAACCGCGCAATGCCGACCTGCAGTACGACCTGGGCCGGGCGCTGCGGCGCGGCCATCGGCTGCAATCGGCCATCGCCGCCTTGCAGGAGGCCGTCCGCCTCGACCCGGCGCACGGGGCCGCACTGAGTGCCCTGGGTGCCGTCCTGTGGCAGGTGAACCAGTCGGCGGCCGCGCTCGAGGTGTTCCGCCGCGCGGTGGACGTGCGGCCCGACCATCCGCCCGTCGTCGCCCACTATGCCAACGCGCTGCACGCCTTCGGCCGCCAGGACGAAAGCCGGGCGCTGTTCGACCGCCTGCTGGCGCAGCGCCCGGACGACTGGCCGGCGCGGCTCTCCTCCTGCGTCAGCCGCCTGCCGATCGTCTATCGCGACGAAGCCGAGCGGCTGGCGGCGCGCGAGGCCTATGCGGCCGACCTGGCGGCCCTGGCGGCGACCCCGCTGCCCGACGACCCGGCCGAGGTGGCGGCCCGGGCCGAGGCCTTGCATGTCCGCCAGCCCTTCTACCTGGCCTATCAGGGCGAGAACGACCGCGACCTCCAGGCGATGTTCGGCGGCATGGCCTGCCGCATCATGGCGGCGCGCCTGCCGGAATACGGCCAGCGCCCCCCGCCGCCCGGGCTGGCGCCGGGCGAGCGCATCCGGGTCGGGGTGCTGACCGCCTATTTCCGCAACCACTCGGTCTGGAAGGTGCCGCTGCATAGCTGGCTGGCCGATCTCGACCGCGAGCGCTTTGCCATCCACGGCTATTTCCCGGATGGGGAGGGCGACGCCGACACCGCGACCGCGCGGGCGTTCTGCGCCCAGTTCGCGGCCGGGCCGCACGGCGTCGACCGCTGGGCGCGCCGCATCCGCCACGACCGGCTGCATGTGCTGCTGATCCCCGAGATCGGCATGGACCCGACGACGCTGCAACTGGCGGCCCTGCACCTGGCGCCCGTGCAGGCGACCTCCTGGGGCCATCCCCAGACCTCGGGCATGCCGACGGTCGATGCCTTCCTGTCGAGCGACCTGATGGAGCCGGCCGACGGCGACGACCACTATACCGAGCGGCTGGTGCGGCTGCCGGGCCTCTCCTTCCGCCGCATGCCGATGCGCCGGGTGCCCGAGGCCGTTACGCGGGCCGACATCGGCGTGGAGGACGAGGCCTTCGTCTATTGGTGCTGCCAGTCGCTCTACAAGTACCTGCCGGCCGACGACGACCTCTTCGCGCGGATCGCGGCCCGAGTGCCGCAGGCGCGATTCGTCTTCGTCGGCTACCCGATGGGCGACCGGGTCGGAAACCTGATCCGCGACCGCATCGGGGCGGCCTTCGCCCGGGCCGGGCTCGATGCCGGGCGCCACTGCCGCTTCCTCGGCAGCCTGCCCGGCCCGCGCTTCGCCGGCGTCGCCCACCTGGCCGATGCCTTCCTCGACTCGGTCGGCTGGTCGGGCTGCAATTCGACGCTGGAAAGCCTCGACGCCGACCTGCCGGTCGTGACCTGGCCCGGCCGCATGATGCGCGGCCGGCACTCGCTGGCGATCCTGCGGCTGATGGGGATTGCCGACACGGTGGCGGGTTCGGCCGACGAATATGTCGAGATCGCGGTGCGGCTGGCCCGGGATCCCGCCTGGCATGCCAGCCTGCGGCAGCGCACCCGCGCGGCCCGCCCGATCCTGGGCCAGGACCGGAGCTGGCTGGCGGGCCTGGAAGCCTATCTGGTGCAAGCCGCCCATGGTGGCGCCGGGGCAGGCGGGCGGGCTACCATCGGCTGATGAATTTCGCCTGGTCCCTTCCGGTCGCCGTCGCCGAGGAACGCCACTATGGCCGGCCGATGCGCTGCTTCGCCGACCGGCCCCGCAGTCTCCACGCCCTCTTCGCCGCCGCCGTGGGCCGCGCGCCGTCCCGGATGGCGGTCGTGGGCGAGCGGGGCCGCGCGACCTGGGCCGAGCTGGACGACGCGGTCGGCCGGGTCGCCGGCAATCTCGCCCGCCGCGGCGTCATCCGCGGCAGCCGGGTGGCGATGTTGCTGGGCAACGGCCGGCCGTTCCTGTGGACGCTGTGGGCCTGCGCCCGGCTGGGCGCCATCGCCGTGCCGCTCGGTGCGCGGCTGAAAGGCATGGAGATCGCCCACGCGATCAACGATTCCGGCGCGGAGGTGCTGATCTTCGACGGCGAACTGGCCGGCAACCTGCCCAAGCCCTACGAGACGCCGGTGCTGCGCCACCGCTTCGTCGATGGCGAGGGCGCGGCCGGCGATGCCCTTCCGTTCGAGACGCTGCTGGCGCCGGCCGTGGCGCCGCCGCCGGCCGCCGTGTCGGAGGAGGACCCGGCCGTCATCCTCTACACCTCGGGCACGACGGGCCGGCCCAAGGGGGCGATGCTGACGGGCCTGGGCCTCGTCCACTCGGCCATGCACTACCAGTATTGCCTGGAGCTGAAGGAGGGCGAGCGGTCGCTGCTGGCGGTGCCCGCGTCCCATGTCACCGGGCTGGTGGCGCTGGTCGCCGTCACCGCGCGCCTGGCCGGCACCCTCATCATGATGAAGCGGTTCCAGGCCCGCGCCTTCCTCGACCTGGCCCAGCGCGAGCGGATGACCTTCACCGTCCTGGTGCCGGCGATGGCCAACCTCTGCCTGATGGAGCCGGCCTTCGCGGCCTCCGACCTGTCGAGCTGGCGGGTCTGCGGCTATGGCGGCGCCCCGATGCCCGAGGCCACGATTGCGGGTCTGGCCGCCGGCCTGCCCGGCTTGCGCCTAGCCAACCTCTATGGCGCGACCGAGACGACGTCCCCCACCACCATCGTGCCGGCGGGCGGCACCGCGGCCCGGCCCGACAGCGTCGGCCTGCCGGTGCCGCTGGGCGAGGTGAAGGTGGTGGACGAGGCAGGCCAACCCGTTCCCCCCGGCACGGTGGGCGAACTGTGGATTGCCGGGCCCATGGTCGTGCCCGGCTACTGGGATGCCGCGGCCGCCACCCGCGCCAACTTCGAGGGCGCCTTCTGGAAATCGGGCGACCTCGGCACCGTCGATCCCGACGGCTTCGTGCGCGTGCTCGACCGCAAGAAGGACATGATCAACCGCGCCGGCTACAAGATCTACAGCGCGGAGGTCGAGAACGAACTGGCCCACCTGCCGGGCGTGGTCGAATCGGCGGTCGTCGGCCGGCCCTGCCCGGTGCTGGGCGAGCGCGTGCATGTCTTCATCCTGGCCGACCGCGGCGACCTCGACGCCGCTGCCGTCCGCGCCTTCTGCGCCCCGCGCATGGCCGACTACAAGGTGCCGGAGACGGTGACCTTCGTCACCGAGCCGCTGCCGCGCAACGCTAACGGCAAGGTGGTGAAGACCCAGCTCCGCCGCCTGCTGACCGAAGGCGCGGCTGCGTGATGCGGCGCTGGCTGGCGCTGCCGCTGATGCTGGCGGCGCTGCCGGCGGCGGCCAACGATTCGACGGCGGTGCTGGCGGCGGGCGGGCTGGTCCTGACCCGGGCCGAGACGATCGCCATGGAGCGCGAGGACCTGCACATCTCGCCGGCGGAGATTCGCGTCCGCTACCGCTTTCGCAACACCGGCCCAGCACCGGTCGAGACGCTGGTCGCCTTTCCCCTGCCGGAGATTGACCTGTCGCAGATGGCGGAGACGCCGATCACTGCCCCCGGCGCCGATCCCGACGATTTCGTCGATTTCCGCGTGGCCGTCGACGGCCGGCCGGTGGTGGCGGCACTTGAGATGCGGGCGTGGCGCGACGGCGTGGAGGTGACGGAGACGCTGCGCCGGCACGGCCTGCCCGTGTCGCGCTTCCATCCCGACCTCTACCCGCGCCTCCGGGCGATGGCGCCGCCGGGCCGTGCCGAGCTGACCGCGGCCGGCATCGCGGCGTGGGAAGGTAGCGAGAACGTCTACCCCCTCTGGACGATGCGGGCCGCCTATCACTGGCGCCAGGCGTTCCCGCCCGGCCAGCCGGTCGAGGTGGAGCATCGCTACCGGCCGGTGGTGGGCGAAAGCTGGTTCGGCCAGTACCTGCTGGCCGATTCCGAGGAGGGTCGCAAATGGCGCGCCGACCATTGCGTCGACGATCGCGCCGTGGCGCTGCTGCGGGCGAAGCTGGCCCTGGCCACGGCGATGGAGCCTTACCGCCGCATGCGCACGGTCGAATACGTCCTGACCACGGCCCGCAACTGGCAGGGGCCGATCGGGCGCTTCCGGCTGACCGTCGATGCCGGCTCCCCCGACGCCGTGATGGCCACCTGCCTGCCGGGCTTGGAGGCAACCGACTACGTCCCCGACCGCGAATTATCCGTCGCGATCGTGGAGTAGGTCAGAAAGCGGGCAGCCGGTCGCCGTCGGCCGCGAAGATCTTCGCCCGCAGGTCGGACCGGACGTCCTGCATCTGCGCGTGCGGATCGGGCAGGCCCATGGAGAAGGGCCAGTCGGAGCCGAAGAGGATGCGGTCCTCGCCGAAGACGGACGCCGCCAGTTCGAGCGCAGCCGGGGAGTGGGTGATGCAGTCGGCGCAGAAGCCGCGCATCGCCTCCGTTGCCGGGCGCGCGCCGATATAGGCGCCGGGGCGGCGCACCGTCTGGCCGCGCTCCAGTCGCCCGGCCACCGCCGGTACCGAGCCGCCGCCATGGGCCAGGCAGATGCGCATGGCCGGGTGGCGGTCCATGATGCCGGACATGGCGAGGTGGGCGGCAGCCAGCGCCGTCTCGCCCGGGCCGCCCAGCAGGTTGTGCAGGAAGAAGGGGTCGAGCCGCCCGTCGCAGCCCTTGGTCGGATGCAGGAAAAGGAAGGCCGCGGCCGCGTCGAGTGCGGCCCATAGCGGCGCATAGTCCTCGCCCGAGATGACCGAGCCGTGGCTGGCCGAGCCGGCCGCCGCCGCGAAGCGGTTGTTGCCGGCCGCCACTTGGCGGCGGACGATGTCGGTTGCCAGGGCCGGATGGCGGATCGGCAAGTAGGAGAGCGGCGCCAGCCGGTCGGGAAAGCGCGCCGCGCAGGCCGCCAGCCCGTCATTCACATAGTCGGTCCAGACCCGGGCCGCGTCCTCGTCCAGGTCGAGGCGGTAGAGCGGCGGCGGGATCGAGATCCAGGCGCGCGCCACGCCGCGCTGGTCCATCCAGGCGACCAGCGCCTCGGGCTTGAAGACCGACGGGGCGGCCAGCGCCGCGCCGTCGATCTCCAGCTTGGGTGCGGCCGGGTCCCAGCGGATGCCGGGCAGGCCGGCGATCCGCTCCGGCAGGATGGGCGCGATATGGGCGTGGACGTCGAGCGCGATCGGTTCCATGGGGCGGCGGCTCCGGGAGCGGGTTGTGTCAGTCGCCGAAGGCGGCCAGCGGCTGGTCCATGCCGGCGCGCAGCGCCTCCAGGTCGGACAGCACGGCCTGGGCCGCGTTGTGCCCGCTGAGGCCCGAGATGAAGTTGCCGGGCCAGGTGCCGTTGCCACTGAGATAGAGCCCGCGGGTCGGCGTGCGATAGGCGTGCAGGCCGGGCAGGGGGCGCATCCAGAACTGGTTCCAGCCGGCGAGGTCGCCATGGGTCATGTTGGCTTCGACCAGGCCGAACTCGCGCTCGAAATCCTCGGGGTCGAGGCAGCGCCAGTCGCTGATCAGGCCGGGCAGGTCGGGCATCCATTCGGCGACGGCGGCGATGGTGCGCCGCGCCAGGCGGTCGCGCTCGGTCTTCCAGTCGCCCTCGGCCAGGCGATAGGGAGCGGTGCCGACATTCAGGCTCATCACATGCTTGCCGTCGGGCGCCAGCTCGGGCGCCGTCATCGACGGCAGCAGGCCCCACACCACCGGGTTGTCGGAGATGCGGCCCTGCTGCATCTCGGCATGGCTCGCCTCCAGATAGTCGATCGAGGGCGCGATGCGGAACTGGGCGGACGCCAGGGCGACGGGGTCGGCATCGGCCGGGGCGGCCGCCCAGGTCGGCATGCCGTCCAGTGCCAGCACCACCTTGAACGCCTTGCCGGTCATCGGCCGGCGCCGCATCTTGGCCGCCATGCCGCCCCAGGCCGGGTCGTCGCGCAGCATGTCGACGACCGTGCGGCGCGGGTTGACGGCCGAGATCACGGTGTCGGCCAGGAACTCCTCGCCCGCGGCGGAGACCACGCCCTCGACCGCGCCGTCGCGGGTCAGGATGCGGTCGATCGCCACGCCGGTGCGCAAGGTCACGCCGCGGCTGGCGGCCGATGCGATGAGGCTGTCGGCGATGGCGCCCATGCCGCCGACCGGCATGCCGGTCGACCCGCGCAGCGGCATCCGCCGCGGGTCGTCGCCCGCTTCGGCCGCCAGCGAGGCCAGCGACAGCGGCCGGGTCAGCAGGTTGATCGGCGTGCCGGGCGTGGACGGGGTGAAGTTGCCGCCGACGACGGCCATCGGCGCGATGATCGTCTGGGTCTGCCAGGCCAGCTCGAACTCGTCGAACAGGTCGCGCGCGCTGCCGAAGAAGATGCGCCCGAAGGCCTCCTGGTCCTCGATGCTGGTGATGTTGCGCACCAGCTCCTGCAAGGTCGGCGGCTCGCGGAAGACCGAGATGCCGAGCTTGCGCGCGAAGGCCTCGATATAGGCGAAGAGCGCGTCGTAGCGCGCGGATTCTCCCGGCGCGAAGCCGTCGATCTGGGCCTGGGTGCGGGCCCGGTCGCGCCAGCCGATGAAGAGCTGGCCGTCCGCCAGCGGGTGGACCAGCGTCGGATCGACCGGCTGGAAGCGCAGCCCGTGGCGCTCCAGCGCCAGGTCGCGGACGATCTTGGGTTCGAGCGAGCCGGGCGAGTTGGCGATGGTCGAGCGATAGCCCGGCATGAACTCGATGGTGGCCGCCGGCCCGCCCATGCGCGGGCCGGCCTCCAGCACGGCAACCGACAGGCCGGCGCCGGCGAGGTAGCCGGCGGCGACGAGGCCGCTATGGCCGCCGCCGATGATGATGGCATCGAAGCGATTGGCGGTCATGGCGACACTCGTCCCGGGTTTGCTGCTGATGCGGTGGTGCCGGAAGGCGTCAGGGCACCAACTCGTTGGTGAAGTAGGTGCTGGCCGCCTTGGTGCTCTGGATCTCGCCGACGCCGCGCAGGGTCGAGATCAAGGCTTCCCACTCGGCATCGGTCGAGCGGCCCCAGTTGGGATCGGTCGGCGACTGGCTCAGCTTCTGCAACCCCGTCAGGTAGTCGACGCACTGGGCGAGGTTGCCGGCGACCTGGACCTTGGAGCGGATCAGGTTGCAGGCGCCCTCGGGGTCGGCCACGGCATCGGCGAAACCGCGCTTGGCGGCGGCCAGGAACGCCTTGGCCGCCTTGGGCCGCTCCTTCAGGAAGGTCTCGTTGGTGGCGAAGCCGAAGCCCAGCAGCGGCACGCCGAACGAGGCCAGTTCCATCGCCACTGGCTCATGGCCGGCGCCGCGCACGATCGCCTGGTAGGCATGGCTGTCGCCGCTGACGACGTCGACCTGGTTGGTCAGCAGGCCGGCCGTCTTGGCGCTGGCGTCGAGCGAGATGACGTTCAGCGCGTTGTCCGGGATGTTGTTGGAGCGGCGGAAGATCGACAGGCTGAGCCCGTCCGAGCCGCCCGGCGTGCTGCCGATCTTCAGGCCCTTCAGCGACTCCGGTCCGTCCAGCTTCACCCGGCCCTTGATGCCGATGAACGAGGCCGA encodes:
- a CDS encoding tetratricopeptide repeat protein, with product MSTIEAAWAALRAGRPAEAEATFRTLLAADGAHHAAMRGLALAAMAGGRAAEALEWIGRAVAPADAPAAWRLDHAGILLRAGRVEAAVAAARGLAATADPVLLAALGDLFMATRAWADAACVYRRALAAAPGQVAAWHNLGGALRRLSRFEEAAGAYRAALDREPGRWESWAGLAAALARGGAADDALAAFDRGLAIRPGHAATEQGRAELLQVMGRPAEALAGFDRAIAQAPDLASAHHARAILLDQMGRLDDAISGLQQAARLQPRNADLQYDLGRALRRGHRLQSAIAALQEAVRLDPAHGAALSALGAVLWQVNQSAAALEVFRRAVDVRPDHPPVVAHYANALHAFGRQDESRALFDRLLAQRPDDWPARLSSCVSRLPIVYRDEAERLAAREAYAADLAALAATPLPDDPAEVAARAEALHVRQPFYLAYQGENDRDLQAMFGGMACRIMAARLPEYGQRPPPPGLAPGERIRVGVLTAYFRNHSVWKVPLHSWLADLDRERFAIHGYFPDGEGDADTATARAFCAQFAAGPHGVDRWARRIRHDRLHVLLIPEIGMDPTTLQLAALHLAPVQATSWGHPQTSGMPTVDAFLSSDLMEPADGDDHYTERLVRLPGLSFRRMPMRRVPEAVTRADIGVEDEAFVYWCCQSLYKYLPADDDLFARIAARVPQARFVFVGYPMGDRVGNLIRDRIGAAFARAGLDAGRHCRFLGSLPGPRFAGVAHLADAFLDSVGWSGCNSTLESLDADLPVVTWPGRMMRGRHSLAILRLMGIADTVAGSADEYVEIAVRLARDPAWHASLRQRTRAARPILGQDRSWLAGLEAYLVQAAHGGAGAGGRATIG
- a CDS encoding class I adenylate-forming enzyme family protein is translated as MNFAWSLPVAVAEERHYGRPMRCFADRPRSLHALFAAAVGRAPSRMAVVGERGRATWAELDDAVGRVAGNLARRGVIRGSRVAMLLGNGRPFLWTLWACARLGAIAVPLGARLKGMEIAHAINDSGAEVLIFDGELAGNLPKPYETPVLRHRFVDGEGAAGDALPFETLLAPAVAPPPAAVSEEDPAVILYTSGTTGRPKGAMLTGLGLVHSAMHYQYCLELKEGERSLLAVPASHVTGLVALVAVTARLAGTLIMMKRFQARAFLDLAQRERMTFTVLVPAMANLCLMEPAFAASDLSSWRVCGYGGAPMPEATIAGLAAGLPGLRLANLYGATETTSPTTIVPAGGTAARPDSVGLPVPLGEVKVVDEAGQPVPPGTVGELWIAGPMVVPGYWDAAAATRANFEGAFWKSGDLGTVDPDGFVRVLDRKKDMINRAGYKIYSAEVENELAHLPGVVESAVVGRPCPVLGERVHVFILADRGDLDAAAVRAFCAPRMADYKVPETVTFVTEPLPRNANGKVVKTQLRRLLTEGAAA
- a CDS encoding DUF4424 family protein — protein: MRRWLALPLMLAALPAAANDSTAVLAAGGLVLTRAETIAMEREDLHISPAEIRVRYRFRNTGPAPVETLVAFPLPEIDLSQMAETPITAPGADPDDFVDFRVAVDGRPVVAALEMRAWRDGVEVTETLRRHGLPVSRFHPDLYPRLRAMAPPGRAELTAAGIAAWEGSENVYPLWTMRAAYHWRQAFPPGQPVEVEHRYRPVVGESWFGQYLLADSEEGRKWRADHCVDDRAVALLRAKLALATAMEPYRRMRTVEYVLTTARNWQGPIGRFRLTVDAGSPDAVMATCLPGLEATDYVPDRELSVAIVE
- a CDS encoding amidohydrolase family protein; the protein is MEPIALDVHAHIAPILPERIAGLPGIRWDPAAPKLEIDGAALAAPSVFKPEALVAWMDQRGVARAWISIPPPLYRLDLDEDAARVWTDYVNDGLAACAARFPDRLAPLSYLPIRHPALATDIVRRQVAAGNNRFAAAAGSASHGSVISGEDYAPLWAALDAAAAFLFLHPTKGCDGRLDPFFLHNLLGGPGETALAAAHLAMSGIMDRHPAMRICLAHGGGSVPAVAGRLERGQTVRRPGAYIGARPATEAMRGFCADCITHSPAALELAASVFGEDRILFGSDWPFSMGLPDPHAQMQDVRSDLRAKIFAADGDRLPAF
- a CDS encoding phytoene desaturase family protein, whose translation is MTANRFDAIIIGGGHSGLVAAGYLAGAGLSVAVLEAGPRMGGPAATIEFMPGYRSTIANSPGSLEPKIVRDLALERHGLRFQPVDPTLVHPLADGQLFIGWRDRARTQAQIDGFAPGESARYDALFAYIEAFARKLGISVFREPPTLQELVRNITSIEDQEAFGRIFFGSARDLFDEFELAWQTQTIIAPMAVVGGNFTPSTPGTPINLLTRPLSLASLAAEAGDDPRRMPLRGSTGMPVGGMGAIADSLIASAASRGVTLRTGVAIDRILTRDGAVEGVVSAAGEEFLADTVISAVNPRRTVVDMLRDDPAWGGMAAKMRRRPMTGKAFKVVLALDGMPTWAAAPADADPVALASAQFRIAPSIDYLEASHAEMQQGRISDNPVVWGLLPSMTAPELAPDGKHVMSLNVGTAPYRLAEGDWKTERDRLARRTIAAVAEWMPDLPGLISDWRCLDPEDFEREFGLVEANMTHGDLAGWNQFWMRPLPGLHAYRTPTRGLYLSGNGTWPGNFISGLSGHNAAQAVLSDLEALRAGMDQPLAAFGD
- a CDS encoding ABC transporter substrate-binding protein — its product is MNKQGMAPMKLASLAALALLAGATLTPAAAQTEKVRVLLDWGWLPYHSSFFLAQERGYFKEAGVEAEIEQGRGSNTTAILVGQRSFDLGHLNVTNAAAAIAKGVPLKVIAVYQHRSSASFIGIKGRVKLDGPESLKGLKIGSTPGGSDGLSLSIFRRSNNIPDNALNVISLDASAKTAGLLTNQVDVVSGDSHAYQAIVRGAGHEPVAMELASFGVPLLGFGFATNETFLKERPKAAKAFLAAAKRGFADAVADPEGACNLIRSKVQVAGNLAQCVDYLTGLQKLSQSPTDPNWGRSTDAEWEALISTLRGVGEIQSTKAASTYFTNELVP